The following nucleotide sequence is from Nitrospirota bacterium.
GCCGACTTCGTGCTGCCGACCACACTACGGACGGCCAGGCTGTAGGTTTGTCCGTTCGTCAGCCCGGTGAGAGTGTAGCTGGTCCCGCTGACGCTCACGAGCACGGCCTGGTTGGGATCGAATGTGGCGCCAAGATGCCAGCCTAATTCATAGTTTGACGCGCCCGAGACGGCGCTCCACGATGCCGCAATCTGGTTCTCGCCCGCCGTGGCCGTGAAGCCGGTCGGGGCCGAGAGATCCGTGCTGGCGGCCACGACCGTCATCAGAATCTGTCCGGTGTACGTGCCCGAGATGGTACTCGTCGAGTCATTCTGAGCCGTTCCCGTAATGGCATAGGCCTGGACCGTCGCGAACGGCGCCGCCGTCTGATACAGCTGAGCCGTCTGGCCCGTGTCCGGGTTGACATTGATGGTCCCACCGGCAGGGGGATGCACCACGTAGGCCGAGATCAGCCGCCGGCCATTTCCATTGGTCAGCGGGGAGGCCTGCAACCGGACCGAGATGTCACTGTTGGTTGAAATTTGGAGCGTGGACGAGCACGTCGCGTTCGCGACGGGAGTCATTTGTCCGAACAGGCAATCGGTCCACGTGGCATTGGCGAAAGGCACCACCGAGGCACTGGTCGGAATGGAACCCGTCAGGCCACCGCTTGGATTCCCAGTGACGACGCTCGCCTCTCCTCGGACGCGCATCACGCCGAGGACGATCAGAATTCCCACCAATACACGCATCCATGCGTATACAGTCCTGCTCATTGTTGTTCCCGCCTCCTCATGAGAAGAAAAGATCCCACCCCTTGATCGACTGCCCCACGCCATCGACCGAGTCTCCCCATCATGGTCGCCTCCTCCTTGAGTGCCGTACTCCGTCGTATGCAACGACCTATCCCGCGTCCACTGTTCCGACTTCTGCGGTCGCTGCGGTGGACGCCGACAGAAACATCACCAATTCGCTTTCGTCCGTTTTCCACCGCCGGCTCCCCGCCAACGCCCCGAGGATCGGGATGCGGGCCAGGAACGGGATGCCCTCGTACGAATTGGCTTCGCTGCGCTGACGCAATCCCCCAATCGCGATCGTCCCCCCGTTGGGGATTCTGACCTGCGTCGAGGCCCGTCGCCGGTTGACCAACGGGCGATTGTCAGCGG
It contains:
- a CDS encoding fibronectin type III domain-containing protein yields the protein MGILIVLGVMRVRGEASVVTGNPSGGLTGSIPTSASVVPFANATWTDCLFGQMTPVANATCSSTLQISTNSDISVRLQASPLTNGNGRRLISAYVVHPPAGGTINVNPDTGQTAQLYQTAAPFATVQAYAITGTAQNDSTSTISGTYTGQILMTVVAASTDLSAPTGFTATAGENQIAASWSAVSGASNYELGWHLGATFDPNQAVLVSVSGTSYTLTGLTNGQTYSLAVRSVVGSTKSAWSNAAQATPTMLVGRVYRDAASFTHYRPDCGVRNEFCWSKETDIGTYLSLMRTNSSTVMNITVDDAARTTLTPLPSNARFYKVWLLVAPRNTGNQGTYRVTVVGGGQVDVTMPPSKPGGVFFWLYAGNVTYQPSQEIRVWMPPNVGLNLNGQSWYDNHWKGIYFTEGNETPTCSPSGSGGDQLSC